The Rhodocytophaga rosea genome has a segment encoding these proteins:
- a CDS encoding IS630 family transposase — protein sequence MQNKEAYEQKVKRLHALLYLAQTGSIDLYFGDESGFCLTPCVPYGWIKKGEHAPILSQRSTRINVFGLLSTNNELLTYQKSGSLNADFIIECVEAFSTSISKFTVIVLDNASWHTCGLWEVKKEEWEQKGLYIFLLPKYSPHLNRIERFWKQVKYHWLKAEDYLSVEALKEALYTIFSGLGTYFKLDFKKLEVDENIILNCV from the coding sequence TTGCAAAACAAAGAAGCATATGAGCAGAAAGTCAAGCGATTACATGCTTTGCTTTATTTGGCACAGACAGGCAGTATAGATTTATATTTTGGAGACGAATCAGGGTTTTGCCTTACCCCTTGTGTACCTTATGGATGGATCAAAAAAGGCGAACACGCCCCTATTTTATCCCAAAGAAGTACAAGGATAAATGTATTTGGCTTGTTAAGTACAAATAATGAGTTGCTTACTTATCAGAAAAGTGGGAGTCTAAACGCTGACTTTATCATTGAATGTGTAGAGGCCTTCTCAACATCTATTTCCAAGTTTACTGTCATAGTCTTAGACAACGCCTCCTGGCATACATGTGGCCTATGGGAAGTCAAAAAAGAAGAATGGGAACAGAAAGGATTATACATCTTTTTGCTGCCTAAGTATAGTCCTCATCTTAACAGGATCGAACGATTTTGGAAGCAGGTGAAATATCATTGGCTCAAAGCCGAAGACTATCTGTCTGTAGAAGCGCTTAAGGAGGCACTTTATACCATCTTTTCAGGATTGGGTACTTACTTTAAACTTGATTTTAAAAAACTTGAAGTAGATGAAAATATTATACTTAATTGTGTTTAA
- a CDS encoding HNH endonuclease: MYNCYNCNITLNETNKSEEHIIPNSLGGQIKSYNLLCQKCNSYYGETIDRELHEQTGLFSDLLNVKRDRPNQNIKVELKAKSGESHYYGPNLSPFSKLYFTPPGKTKPIVLFARNRDEMLKLVEKKKKELESKNYINFSLKEFTEYPEGEVKYFSNKLSKEVGTVGFGNKDFFRALCKIAVNYCLYCGVDTSLVTNAITFIKGEHTINYISRFYYPSHYKIHSLGSDEVSHLLYLVGDYKNQVLYCYIELFNVHNVIVLLNNEYNGPEFEKTYCYDLINSREVLEKKVIIRLHRLHFLDLLKLTSNDNALYEHDMRLKRLNKIIEQRQAAYKKT; the protein is encoded by the coding sequence ATGTATAATTGCTACAATTGTAATATTACATTAAATGAGACCAATAAGTCTGAAGAACATATTATACCAAATTCTTTAGGAGGTCAAATAAAATCGTACAATCTACTTTGCCAAAAGTGTAACAGCTATTACGGAGAAACAATTGATAGAGAACTACATGAGCAAACTGGCCTTTTTAGCGATCTTTTGAACGTAAAACGGGATAGACCGAATCAAAATATTAAAGTAGAATTAAAGGCAAAATCTGGTGAAAGTCACTATTATGGACCTAATTTATCGCCTTTTTCAAAACTCTATTTTACACCTCCAGGTAAGACAAAACCCATAGTTTTGTTTGCAAGAAATAGAGATGAAATGCTCAAATTAGTAGAAAAGAAAAAGAAAGAGCTTGAAAGTAAAAATTATATTAATTTTTCTTTAAAAGAGTTTACAGAATATCCAGAGGGAGAAGTCAAATATTTTTCTAATAAACTGTCAAAAGAGGTTGGAACTGTTGGATTTGGAAATAAAGACTTTTTTAGAGCACTATGTAAAATAGCTGTTAATTATTGCTTGTATTGCGGTGTCGATACAAGTCTTGTTACAAACGCGATAACATTTATTAAAGGGGAGCATACAATTAACTATATTTCTAGATTTTACTATCCTTCTCATTATAAAATTCATTCATTAGGTAGCGATGAAGTATCGCACTTGCTATATTTAGTTGGTGATTATAAGAATCAAGTTCTTTACTGTTACATTGAACTTTTTAATGTTCATAATGTAATTGTTCTCTTAAATAATGAATACAACGGTCCAGAATTTGAAAAAACTTATTGCTATGATTTAATTAATAGCAGAGAAGTATTGGAAAAAAAGGTAATTATAAGACTTCATAGACTGCATTTTTTAGATCTTTTAAAGCTTACTAGTAATGATAATGCTTTATATGAGCATGATATGAGGTTAAAAAGATTAAATAAAATAATTGAACAGAGGCAAGCAGCATACAAAAAAACATAA
- a CDS encoding WG repeat-containing protein, protein MSRKIIKALLIFILFSYTLKKEQVADEDLFVIKVNSKHGYINKAGKVIIEPIYDGAGDFSEGLAPVAIGENWGYINKSNKLIISAQFDHARSFEEGLANIKLGSKRGFIENTGKIIINPIPGSNSNFSEGLSVVQIGGQFVDKGNGYISYEGGKHGYIDKTGKIIIEPKFDYAWNFSEGLAAVKINDKWGYIDRLGKIVIEPKFDDADFFSEGLALVEVNYLYGYINKKGVFIIKPKYERQTSRFSEGLAKVKFDNDKFGFIDRTGNIIIEPKLTWAEDFSEGLAVYASDINVANGYGYISKDGKVVIEQQFESAGDFNNGLAKVRIGDRWGYINNKGKFIFNPSK, encoded by the coding sequence ATGTCAAGAAAGATTATTAAGGCTTTACTAATTTTTATTCTATTCTCTTATACTCTCAAAAAAGAGCAAGTAGCTGATGAAGATCTTTTCGTGATTAAAGTTAACTCTAAACATGGATACATTAATAAAGCTGGAAAAGTCATAATTGAACCTATCTACGATGGTGCTGGAGACTTTTCAGAAGGATTAGCTCCAGTAGCCATTGGAGAAAATTGGGGGTATATAAATAAGTCAAATAAATTAATAATAAGTGCTCAATTTGATCATGCTAGAAGTTTTGAAGAAGGATTAGCAAATATTAAATTAGGCAGCAAACGAGGTTTTATAGAAAATACTGGAAAAATAATTATTAATCCTATTCCAGGAAGCAATAGTAATTTCTCCGAAGGCTTATCTGTAGTACAAATTGGAGGACAGTTTGTTGATAAAGGCAATGGATACATTTCATATGAAGGTGGCAAGCATGGTTATATAGATAAAACCGGAAAAATTATAATTGAACCAAAGTTTGACTATGCATGGAATTTTTCTGAAGGATTAGCCGCAGTGAAAATTAATGATAAATGGGGTTATATAGATAGACTAGGTAAAATAGTGATTGAGCCTAAATTTGATGACGCCGACTTTTTTTCTGAAGGATTGGCATTAGTCGAAGTAAACTATTTGTATGGATATATAAATAAAAAGGGCGTCTTTATTATAAAACCAAAATATGAAAGGCAAACCTCAAGGTTTTCAGAAGGTTTAGCAAAAGTTAAATTTGATAATGATAAATTTGGTTTCATTGATAGAACAGGAAATATAATTATTGAGCCAAAATTGACCTGGGCAGAAGATTTTTCAGAGGGTTTAGCAGTTTATGCATCCGATATTAATGTTGCAAATGGTTACGGTTATATTAGTAAGGATGGCAAAGTAGTTATTGAACAACAATTTGAATCAGCAGGGGATTTTAATAACGGCTTAGCAAAAGTTAGAATTGGTGATCGCTGGGGGTATATTAACAATAAGGGTAAATTTATTTTTAATCCCTCCAAATAA
- a CDS encoding HNH endonuclease: MNYIQNLWLSTCKLKPYDFYNINPSEFLDFHHITPLSLRKSSVNTITSEKDVVLLCPNCHTAIHKQMSSKRVARINLIDFKKELENKV, translated from the coding sequence ATGAATTATATTCAAAATCTCTGGCTTTCTACATGTAAGTTAAAACCTTATGATTTTTATAATATTAATCCATCAGAATTCTTGGATTTCCATCATATTACACCCTTATCTCTAAGAAAAAGTTCTGTAAACACAATTACCTCAGAAAAAGATGTTGTATTGCTTTGCCCTAACTGCCATACAGCTATTCATAAACAAATGTCTTCTAAAAGAGTAGCTAGAATAAATTTGATCGATTTCAAAAAGGAATTGGAAAACAAAGTTTAA
- a CDS encoding helix-turn-helix domain-containing protein, producing the protein MREDKEDNNYQKCTPNEFIDKLHKETQNYVAQIEKLEITEHFTLDPTVGLGKSELTIDNCRFTSVDFLPKETKEVNSLIRNLLPCELILLRFENCNFNNISFGALSVNFRFEFKNCVFRSLSLGDCDFQQIIISDCTFYIFSIGRCNIPLIELNNNICEHLYIGESGDPNKFGQFIISKGKFDYLSIYNNTFENLEIRGPIECIEFTLAAHDNLGHQLRSYDEINRFTLRNFDSNIYVLNFKIKKLLFEKSTINKGSITFDSISKSTQLSIRFWQIVSLLMRYIKKITDKQKQDLEKIHKDSKSYQERNRCQCILLSNQGYQVQKLASIFQVSQLSIYKWFDRFEKTGVVGLKNQKGKGRKPILTTSNATHVEVVENSIEKEKQQLKLAKREIEAKLGTAMSEMTLKRFLKKLTTDGNVSVNG; encoded by the coding sequence ATGAGAGAAGATAAAGAAGATAATAATTACCAAAAATGTACTCCCAATGAATTTATAGATAAACTGCATAAAGAAACCCAAAACTATGTTGCTCAGATTGAAAAATTAGAAATTACTGAGCATTTTACGCTGGATCCAACAGTTGGTTTAGGTAAATCTGAATTAACTATTGATAATTGCAGATTTACCTCTGTAGATTTTCTGCCTAAAGAAACTAAAGAAGTAAATTCTTTAATTAGAAATTTACTTCCCTGTGAATTAATTCTGTTGCGTTTTGAAAATTGCAACTTCAACAATATAAGTTTTGGAGCTTTAAGTGTTAATTTTCGATTTGAATTTAAAAATTGCGTTTTTAGATCACTTTCATTAGGAGATTGTGATTTTCAACAAATAATCATCTCTGATTGTACCTTTTACATTTTTAGCATAGGGCGTTGTAATATACCATTGATCGAATTAAATAATAATATTTGTGAACATTTATATATAGGCGAATCTGGTGATCCCAATAAGTTTGGTCAATTTATAATTTCAAAAGGAAAATTTGATTATTTGAGTATTTACAATAACACATTTGAAAACTTAGAGATAAGAGGCCCTATTGAATGTATAGAATTTACACTTGCAGCGCATGATAATCTGGGACATCAATTGAGATCTTATGATGAAATAAACAGATTTACTTTAAGAAATTTTGATTCAAATATTTACGTACTAAACTTCAAAATTAAAAAATTGCTTTTCGAAAAAAGCACTATTAATAAAGGAAGTATAACTTTCGATAGTATAAGTAAGAGTACACAATTAAGTATAAGATTTTGGCAAATTGTATCTTTGCTTATGCGTTATATCAAGAAGATTACAGACAAGCAAAAACAAGACTTAGAGAAGATTCATAAAGATAGTAAAAGTTATCAGGAACGTAACCGTTGCCAATGTATACTGTTATCCAATCAAGGCTATCAAGTACAGAAGTTAGCAAGCATTTTTCAAGTAAGTCAGTTAAGTATTTATAAGTGGTTTGATCGCTTTGAGAAAACAGGTGTGGTAGGGTTAAAGAACCAAAAAGGGAAAGGCAGAAAACCCATCCTTACTACCAGTAATGCTACCCATGTTGAAGTAGTGGAAAATAGCATAGAGAAAGAAAAACAACAACTTAAATTAGCTAAGCGAGAGATAGAAGCTAAATTAGGCACGGCTATGAGTGAGATGACCTTGAAGCGGTTTTTAAAAAAATTGACTACCGATGGAAACGTTTCCGTAAATGGATAA
- a CDS encoding M16 family metallopeptidase — MIHYQHFTLDNGLQVYVHEDHTTPIAALNILYNVGSRDEDENKTGFAHLFEHLMFGGSRHIPVYDEPLQRVGGENNAFTSPDITNYYITLPAVNLETAFWLESDRMLSLSFDPQVLEVQRKVVIEEFKQRYLNQPYGDVWLKLRPLAYKVHPYRWATIGKDINHIERATLDDVKDFFYKYYLPTNAVMVVAGPVTVEQVKSLCKKWFEPIPAGKPYIRQLPAEPLQQEARYLEVEANVPLDGIYKVFHTPGKNSDAYYTADLLSDILGRSKSSRLYDTLVKEAKLFNSINAYISGSVEPGLLVIQGHLNQGVSIEKGEAEINAILQQIVEEKVPELELEKVKNQAESTIVFSEIELLNRAMNLAFYASLGKPEQVNQESEYIQAITPESLQTMAREVLRKDNSSTMYYRAKM, encoded by the coding sequence ATGATTCATTACCAGCATTTTACCTTAGATAACGGATTACAAGTATATGTACATGAAGATCATACCACGCCTATTGCAGCTTTAAACATACTTTATAATGTAGGCTCCAGAGATGAGGATGAAAACAAAACCGGTTTTGCTCATTTATTCGAACATTTAATGTTTGGAGGCTCCAGACATATTCCGGTATATGATGAGCCGTTGCAGCGGGTGGGTGGCGAAAACAATGCCTTTACTTCTCCGGATATTACCAATTACTATATTACGCTTCCGGCCGTAAATCTGGAAACAGCTTTCTGGCTGGAATCCGACCGGATGTTAAGCTTATCTTTTGATCCTCAGGTGCTGGAAGTACAACGTAAGGTAGTGATTGAAGAATTTAAGCAGCGGTATTTAAACCAGCCTTATGGAGATGTATGGTTAAAACTCCGGCCACTGGCATATAAAGTGCACCCTTACCGCTGGGCAACCATTGGAAAAGATATAAATCATATTGAACGGGCTACGCTGGACGATGTAAAAGATTTCTTCTATAAATATTATCTGCCAACCAATGCCGTAATGGTTGTAGCCGGGCCAGTAACGGTAGAACAGGTAAAAAGTCTGTGTAAAAAATGGTTTGAGCCAATTCCTGCTGGAAAACCCTATATCCGTCAGTTACCGGCAGAACCATTGCAACAAGAAGCCAGATACCTGGAGGTAGAAGCAAATGTACCGCTGGATGGCATTTATAAAGTTTTTCATACACCAGGCAAAAATTCAGATGCTTACTACACGGCTGATCTGCTGAGTGATATTCTGGGCCGCAGCAAATCTTCCAGGTTATATGATACATTGGTGAAAGAAGCTAAATTATTCAATTCTATTAATGCTTATATAAGCGGCTCTGTAGAACCAGGTTTGCTCGTTATTCAGGGGCATCTCAACCAGGGTGTTTCTATTGAAAAAGGAGAGGCGGAAATTAATGCCATTTTGCAGCAGATTGTAGAAGAGAAAGTACCTGAACTGGAACTGGAAAAAGTAAAAAACCAGGCAGAATCTACGATTGTATTTTCGGAAATAGAACTGTTGAACCGGGCGATGAACCTTGCTTTTTATGCCTCATTGGGCAAACCAGAACAGGTAAACCAGGAATCAGAATATATTCAGGCCATTACCCCGGAAAGTTTACAAACCATGGCCCGGGAGGTATTGCGGAAAGACAATTCTTCTACTATGTATTACCGGGCTAAAATGTAA
- a CDS encoding zinc-dependent alcohol dehydrogenase has protein sequence MKALVFHKPKDVRVETVEDPRIEDKRDAIIRVTSTAICGSDLHIYNGMFPQPRNMVLGHEFMGIVEEVGSGVGNIKKGDRVVVPFPIACGHCHFCDMELPTHCENSNPHYGPEGALLKGKGAALFGYTDLYGGYNGGQAEYVRVPYADYGPRKVPDTLTDDQILFMTDIFPTGWSAIDWAQLKGGETVAVFGCGPVGIMAMKSAWLQGAKRVIGIDIQPYRLDIARKSARVETINAKEADAVEAIREMTKGYGADVCVDAVGMEADRSVLEKALNVIQLEKGTMKVLEHCFDAVRRGGTVTVVGVYGTPYDNFPLHQWFDKGIKLMGGQAWVQRYIDKLITLVQDGKVVLDDIITHKVPLSEASKMYDIFNKKEDNCLKVILKP, from the coding sequence ATGAAAGCATTAGTATTTCACAAACCCAAAGACGTACGTGTAGAAACCGTAGAAGATCCACGCATTGAAGATAAACGGGATGCCATTATCCGGGTTACTTCTACCGCTATTTGTGGTTCTGACCTGCATATTTATAATGGGATGTTTCCGCAGCCACGTAATATGGTATTAGGCCATGAATTTATGGGAATTGTAGAAGAAGTAGGCTCCGGCGTTGGAAATATCAAAAAGGGAGACCGGGTAGTAGTCCCTTTCCCTATTGCCTGTGGTCATTGCCATTTCTGCGATATGGAACTACCTACGCATTGTGAAAACTCGAATCCGCATTACGGACCCGAAGGAGCTTTGTTGAAAGGCAAAGGGGCTGCACTTTTCGGATATACCGACCTATATGGAGGGTATAATGGCGGCCAGGCAGAATATGTGCGGGTACCTTATGCAGATTATGGTCCGCGTAAAGTCCCGGATACGCTTACAGACGATCAGATTTTATTCATGACCGACATTTTTCCAACCGGCTGGTCAGCCATTGACTGGGCACAATTAAAAGGTGGCGAAACAGTAGCGGTATTTGGATGTGGGCCTGTAGGGATCATGGCGATGAAATCAGCATGGTTGCAGGGTGCTAAACGGGTGATTGGTATTGATATTCAACCCTACCGCCTGGATATTGCACGTAAATCGGCCAGAGTGGAGACGATTAATGCCAAAGAAGCGGATGCCGTTGAAGCCATCCGCGAAATGACCAAAGGGTATGGCGCTGATGTTTGTGTAGATGCGGTGGGCATGGAAGCCGATCGTTCTGTATTAGAAAAAGCCCTAAATGTCATTCAACTGGAAAAAGGCACTATGAAGGTGCTGGAGCATTGTTTTGATGCCGTCCGCCGGGGAGGTACTGTAACTGTAGTGGGTGTCTATGGAACGCCTTATGATAATTTCCCGCTACATCAGTGGTTCGATAAAGGCATTAAACTGATGGGCGGACAAGCCTGGGTGCAACGTTATATAGACAAATTGATCACGCTGGTACAAGATGGCAAAGTAGTTCTCGATGATATTATTACCCACAAAGTCCCTTTAAGCGAAGCCTCTAAAATGTATGATATCTTTAATAAAAAAGAGGATAACTGCCTGAAAGTAATATTGAAACCCTAG